From Streptomyces sp. TLI_105, the proteins below share one genomic window:
- a CDS encoding (2Fe-2S)-binding protein, whose protein sequence is MPQHTFILNGKAVTADVEGDVRLLWVLRDVLGVTGPKYGCGVGVCRACTSHLNGKAFTPCAVRVDDVAPTDEITTIEGLPDTVGAELHPMQEAWLDLDVAQCGFCQPGQIMAAVATVRRAREAGREVTEADLDTIRNICRCGTYHRIRQAVLEGARRME, encoded by the coding sequence GTGCCGCAGCACACCTTCATCCTGAACGGCAAGGCCGTCACCGCCGACGTCGAGGGCGACGTCCGGCTCCTCTGGGTCCTCCGGGACGTCCTCGGCGTCACCGGCCCCAAGTACGGCTGCGGGGTCGGCGTCTGCCGGGCCTGCACGAGCCACCTCAACGGCAAGGCGTTCACCCCCTGCGCCGTGCGCGTCGACGACGTGGCCCCCACCGACGAGATCACCACCATCGAGGGCCTCCCGGACACCGTCGGCGCCGAACTCCACCCCATGCAGGAGGCCTGGCTCGACCTCGACGTCGCCCAGTGCGGCTTCTGCCAGCCGGGCCAGATCATGGCCGCGGTGGCCACCGTCCGCCGGGCGCGCGAGGCGGGACGCGAGGTCACCGAGGCCGACCTCGACACCATCCGCAACATCTGCCGGTGCGGCACCTACCACCGCATCCGGCAGGCCGTCCTGGAGGGCGCCCGCCGGATGGAATGA
- a CDS encoding molybdopterin cofactor-binding domain-containing protein, translated as MARRHPARDDDHTSGTGDARPAGPSGPGIGRRRFLGYVLAAPTLTVAAQLGAEALAPRPAAAATPALIPSLPGPAELLDLNELLTLAALPTSNLITIRVDTDGTAHFALPRAEVGQGVTTSSAMIVAEELDLPLDKVKVTLADARPELLFNQLTGGSNTTYSTYTPLRVAAALARGRLLHAASLVLGEAVETLTTKAGVVLSPAGALLGYGELAVKAAALTDAAVEVTLKDPDRFRVIGTGQRRVDALEAVTGRKKFAMDLQVPDALPTMVCRPPTINGTVRSVANLAEVRAMPGITDVVTVSTGVAVRGRTFGQCVDAVRALRVDWGPGTAEGTSDATILEKLRRAELPLVVPPLPLLTKAVDARFTFHFASNAALETNCAIADVRKDSAEIWASLKAPIVAQERIALKLGLPPTAVRVHVTEGGGSFGRKLFSDAAHEAAEISKALGKPVKLMWHRTDDFRQGRTHPMSTSRVRATYALGEVLTYEQRHTSVATDFGHGVGEVLTAEAARLPVADATFSETMFQLTQISPYHLGVTTQLLAETDKGFNTGSMRNIYSPNVRCAQELVMDELAERMGQDGYAMRRRLLKDARARAVLDKVAAAGKWGRSMPAGTGQGIAVHTEYHSAVAILAEIDCRPETTGRKIPGAYTGPRVTKVVCAVDVGLAVNPRGLEAQMMGGIADGIAITLTSGLHLRDGHFLEGSWDQYFYTRQWNTPPELEIIVMPPSGDKPGGAGELAVAGAMAAVACAYGRATGTMPTVFPVNHAEPLAFTPLPTVPSVPASPTDGRDRTI; from the coding sequence ATGGCGAGGCGGCACCCCGCGCGGGACGACGACCACACGAGCGGCACCGGGGACGCGCGCCCGGCCGGCCCGAGCGGACCCGGCATCGGACGGCGCCGGTTCCTCGGGTACGTCCTGGCGGCGCCCACCCTGACCGTCGCCGCCCAGCTCGGCGCCGAGGCCCTCGCCCCGCGCCCGGCCGCCGCGGCGACACCGGCCCTCATCCCCTCGCTGCCGGGACCGGCCGAACTCCTCGACCTCAACGAGCTCCTCACGCTCGCGGCCCTGCCCACCAGCAACCTCATCACCATCCGCGTCGACACCGACGGCACCGCCCACTTCGCCCTGCCCCGCGCCGAGGTCGGCCAGGGCGTCACCACCTCCAGCGCCATGATCGTCGCGGAGGAACTCGACCTGCCCCTGGACAAGGTGAAGGTCACCCTCGCCGACGCCCGCCCCGAGCTGCTCTTCAACCAGCTCACCGGCGGCTCGAACACCACCTACTCCACCTACACCCCCCTTCGGGTCGCCGCCGCCCTCGCCCGCGGACGGCTCCTCCACGCCGCCTCCCTCGTCCTCGGCGAGGCCGTCGAGACCCTCACCACGAAGGCCGGCGTCGTCCTCTCCCCGGCCGGCGCACTCCTCGGCTACGGCGAACTGGCCGTCAAGGCCGCCGCCCTCACCGACGCGGCGGTGGAGGTCACGCTCAAGGACCCGGACCGCTTCCGCGTCATCGGCACCGGGCAGCGCCGGGTGGACGCCCTCGAAGCGGTCACCGGACGCAAGAAGTTCGCCATGGACCTCCAGGTCCCGGACGCGCTGCCCACCATGGTCTGCCGGCCGCCGACCATCAACGGCACGGTCCGCTCCGTGGCCAACCTCGCCGAGGTCCGGGCCATGCCCGGCATCACCGACGTCGTCACCGTCTCCACCGGCGTCGCCGTCCGCGGCCGCACCTTCGGCCAGTGCGTCGACGCCGTCCGCGCCCTCCGGGTCGACTGGGGACCGGGCACGGCCGAGGGCACCTCCGACGCCACGATCCTGGAGAAGCTCCGCCGGGCCGAACTCCCGCTGGTCGTCCCGCCGCTGCCGCTCCTCACCAAGGCGGTCGACGCCCGCTTCACCTTCCACTTCGCCAGCAACGCAGCCCTGGAGACCAACTGCGCGATCGCGGACGTGCGGAAGGACTCCGCCGAGATCTGGGCCTCGCTCAAGGCGCCGATCGTCGCCCAGGAGCGGATCGCCCTCAAGCTCGGCCTGCCGCCCACCGCCGTCCGCGTCCACGTCACCGAGGGCGGCGGCTCCTTCGGCCGCAAGCTGTTCTCCGACGCCGCCCACGAGGCCGCCGAGATCTCCAAGGCCCTCGGCAAGCCGGTGAAGCTGATGTGGCACCGTACCGACGACTTCCGCCAGGGCCGTACGCACCCGATGTCCACCTCCCGGGTCCGGGCCACGTACGCGCTCGGCGAGGTCCTCACGTACGAGCAGCGGCACACCTCCGTGGCCACCGACTTCGGGCACGGCGTCGGCGAGGTCCTCACGGCGGAGGCGGCCCGGCTGCCCGTCGCCGACGCCACCTTCTCCGAGACGATGTTCCAGCTCACCCAGATCAGCCCCTACCACCTCGGCGTCACCACCCAGCTCCTCGCCGAGACCGACAAGGGCTTCAACACCGGCTCCATGCGGAACATCTACTCGCCCAACGTCCGCTGCGCCCAGGAGCTCGTCATGGACGAACTGGCCGAGCGGATGGGCCAGGACGGGTACGCGATGCGGCGCCGGCTCCTCAAGGACGCGCGGGCCCGCGCCGTCCTCGACAAGGTCGCCGCAGCGGGGAAGTGGGGCCGGAGCATGCCCGCCGGCACGGGCCAGGGCATCGCCGTCCACACCGAGTACCACTCCGCCGTCGCGATCCTCGCCGAGATCGACTGCCGGCCCGAGACCACCGGACGCAAGATCCCCGGCGCGTACACCGGGCCGCGCGTGACCAAGGTCGTCTGCGCCGTCGACGTCGGCCTCGCGGTCAACCCGCGCGGCCTGGAGGCCCAGATGATGGGCGGCATCGCCGACGGCATCGCCATCACCCTGACCTCCGGACTCCACCTGCGCGACGGACACTTCCTCGAAGGCAGCTGGGACCAGTACTTCTACACCCGGCAGTGGAACACCCCGCCCGAGCTGGAGATCATCGTGATGCCGCCGAGCGGCGACAAGCCGGGCGGCGCGGGGGAGCTGGCGGTCGCCGGCGCCATGGCCGCCGTCGCCTGCGCCTACGGCCGGGCCACCGGCACGATGCCGACGGTCTTCCCCGTCAACCACGCCGAGCCGCTCGCCTTCACGCCCCTGCCGACCGTCCCGTCCGTCCCGGCCTCGCCCACCGACGGCCGCGACCGCACCATCTGA
- a CDS encoding type 1 glutamine amidotransferase, with product MTTETRETGAAGTGAAERGGPAVLVVQHEEDAGPGLVGERLVRDGLRLDVIRAWRGEALPGALGGHAGLVVLGGAVNCEDDEAAPWLPGVRALVREAVAGEVPLLGICLGGQIVAHALGGSVARRPRGPEVGAVPLRRLPAAGGDPVLGGVPEGAPAAQWHWDEVDRLPAGAVPLLAGDDCPYQAFRVGGAAWAVQFHPEVGAETVAAWAAAEGEQLRSAGGDPGAAVASVREAEPELRAVWGAVSEAWGTVVRAHADARGV from the coding sequence GTGACGACGGAGACGAGGGAGACCGGTGCGGCCGGAACGGGAGCGGCGGAGCGCGGCGGGCCGGCCGTGCTCGTCGTGCAGCACGAGGAGGACGCCGGTCCCGGCCTGGTCGGCGAGCGTCTCGTACGGGACGGGCTCCGCCTGGACGTGATACGGGCCTGGCGGGGCGAGGCGCTCCCGGGGGCGCTGGGCGGCCACGCGGGGCTCGTCGTCCTCGGCGGGGCCGTCAACTGCGAGGACGACGAGGCCGCGCCCTGGCTGCCCGGGGTCCGCGCGCTCGTCCGGGAGGCCGTGGCCGGAGAGGTGCCGCTGCTGGGGATATGCCTGGGCGGCCAGATCGTCGCCCACGCCCTGGGCGGTTCGGTGGCGCGGCGGCCCCGGGGGCCCGAGGTGGGTGCCGTACCGCTGCGCAGGCTGCCGGCCGCCGGGGGCGATCCGGTGCTCGGCGGGGTGCCGGAGGGCGCTCCGGCGGCGCAGTGGCACTGGGACGAGGTGGACCGCCTGCCGGCCGGCGCCGTGCCGCTGCTGGCGGGGGACGACTGCCCGTACCAGGCGTTCCGGGTGGGCGGCGCGGCCTGGGCGGTGCAGTTCCATCCGGAGGTGGGCGCGGAGACGGTCGCGGCGTGGGCGGCGGCCGAGGGGGAGCAGCTGCGCTCGGCGGGCGGCGACCCGGGGGCGGCGGTGGCGTCGGTACGGGAGGCGGAGCCGGAACTCCGGGCGGTCTGGGGTGCGGTGTCGGAGGCGTGGGGCACGGTCGTCCGTGCCCACGCGGACGCGCGGGGCGTCTGA
- a CDS encoding class I SAM-dependent methyltransferase, with protein sequence MTEAAHVTATRRSYDTVAVDYERLLADQLATTPLDRAMLAAFVEKVAAADGPRTIGDLGCGTGRVTSHLRDAGADVFGVDLSPGMIAVARDTYPGLRFEVGSMTGLDLPGASLGGVLSWYSTVHMPEDELAASFAEFRRVLAPGGYALVAFKVGDERVRLERAYGHEVALDVYRWSPDRLAGLLGAAGLVESARLVREPDAGEKTPQAFLLARRPRA encoded by the coding sequence ATGACCGAAGCCGCGCACGTCACCGCCACCCGTCGCTCCTACGACACCGTCGCCGTCGACTACGAGCGGCTGCTCGCCGACCAGTTGGCGACGACGCCGCTGGACCGGGCGATGCTCGCCGCCTTCGTGGAGAAGGTGGCGGCTGCGGACGGGCCGCGCACGATCGGCGACCTGGGGTGCGGGACGGGCCGGGTGACCTCCCACCTGCGGGACGCCGGCGCCGACGTCTTCGGCGTGGACCTGTCGCCCGGGATGATCGCGGTCGCCCGGGACACCTACCCGGGGCTGCGCTTCGAGGTGGGGTCCATGACCGGACTCGACCTGCCCGGCGCGTCGCTCGGCGGGGTCCTCTCCTGGTACTCGACGGTGCACATGCCCGAGGACGAACTCGCCGCCTCCTTCGCCGAGTTCCGCCGGGTCCTCGCGCCGGGCGGGTACGCGCTGGTCGCCTTCAAGGTGGGCGACGAGCGGGTGCGGCTTGAGCGGGCGTACGGGCACGAGGTCGCCCTCGACGTGTACCGCTGGTCACCCGACCGTCTCGCGGGCCTGCTGGGCGCGGCGGGCCTGGTCGAGTCGGCCCGTCTTGTGCGGGAGCCGGACGCCGGGGAGAAGACGCCGCAGGCCTTCCTCCTGGCGCGCAGGCCGCGCGCCTGA